The Desulfovibrio legallii genome segment GCCCTGCGAGGAATGCGGCGGCAAATTCCGCTTCGACGCCCCTTGCGGCCAGCGCTAGTCCAGGATAACTTTACCAAGTTTTGCAAAAATGGAACGCGCAAATGTGTTGCGAAGGGGCTGCAGAAAGCCGCCTCCGGCGGCTAGGGGGGCTTTGCCCCCAGCTTCCCAAATTTTTTGCGACTTCCTTGGGTTTATTGAAGCAGCAGCAAACGTTTAGGGGGTGGGCGCGCGGGGGAGAGACCCTTTTCAAAAGGGTTCCTCCCCCGCACTTCTCCCCGCCTCCCCAGAGGACAGCATGAGCATTACGCGCATCAAGGGTTTTGCGGATATGTTTCCGCCGGAGAGCGACACGTTCACGCGCCTGGAGAACACGGCGCGGGAGGTGTTTTTTCGCTACGGCTTTGTGGAGCTGCGCACGCCCATTGTGGAGTTTACGGAGCTGTTTCAGCGCTCCATCGGCGAGGAAACCGATGTGGTGCAGAAGGAGATGTACACCTTTCCGGACCGCAAAGGGCGGTCGCTCACCCTGCGGCCCGAGGCCACGGCCGGGGTCATGCGGGCGTATATTGAAGCCGGGCTGGTCAACAAGGAGGCCGTGAGCCGTCTGTTCACCACGGGGCCCATGTTCCGTTACGAACGGCCGCAGAAGGGGCGCATGCGCCAGTTCCACCAGATCAACTGCGAGTGCCTGGGCAGCCACAGTCCGTATGCGGATGCGGAGCTCATCAGCATGCTGCTGCGGTTTCTGGGCGCGCTGGGCCTGCGGGAGCTGACGCTGAAGGTCAATTCTCTGGGCTGCGCCCAGTGCAGGCCCCGGTTTCGTGAGGCTTTGCTGGCCTATCTGGCGGGGGTGGACAGGGCGGCGCTCTGCCCGGATTGCGCCCGCCGGGTGGAGACCAACCCGCTGCGCGTGCTGGATTGCAAGCAGCCCGGCTGCCGGGCCATTACGGATCAGGCCCCGCATCTGCTGGACTACAATTGCCCCGATTGCCGGGCGCACTTTGACGTGGTGCTGGATCTGCTTGCCGCGGCGGGCGTGGCTTATGAGCTGGACCACCGCCTGGTGCGCGGGCTGGACTATTACTGCCGCACCACTTTTGAGGTGGTGAGCGGCAGCATCGGCGCGCAGGCGGCGGTGGCGGGCGGCGGCCGGTACGACGGCCTGGTGCAGAGCCTGGGCGGGCCGGACGTGCCCGGCGTGGGCTTTGCCTGCGGCATGGAGCGTCTGGCCCTCATGCTGGAGGCGGGCGCGGCCCCGGCCCCGGCCCCGGATTTTTATCTGGTCTGCATGGATGGGCCGAGCCGCCGCGAGGGCTGGCTGCTGGCGCAGCAGTTGCGTGGCGCGGGCCTGCGCGGCGAGATGAATTTCAGCGAAGGCGGGTTCAAGAGCCTGATGCGCCAGGCGGGCAAATCCGGAGCGCGCTATGGTTTGATTCTGGGGCCGGACGAGCTGGCTCGCGGCGAAGTGGTGGCCAAGCATCTTGAAAGCGGCCGGCAGCAGAGCGTGCCCAGGGCCGGAATTGTGGACTTTTTGCAGGCGGGAGCCGAAACCAATGACTGAGCAGATGGATACGGCGGCGCAAGACCGCCAGCAGCAGGACGTGCAGCAGGAGCACCGCAAATACGTTACCGACCTGGGCGACTGGCGGCGCACGCACCACTGCGGGCAGCTGACCATTGCCGACGACGGGGCGGAGGTCTGCCTCATGGGCTGGGTGCAGTACCGGCGTGACCACGGCGGGCTGATTTTTGTGGACCTGCGCGACCGCGAGGGCCTTACCCAGGTGGTTTTCAGCCCGGATATGGCCCCGGAGGCCCATGCCAACGCGCATATCCTGCGTTCGGAATATGTGCTGGCCGTCAAGGGCAAGGTGCGGCCCCGGCCAGAGGGCATGGTCAACCCCAATCTGGTCACGGGCCAGATTGAGGTGGTGGTCTACGAATGGAAGCTGCTCAATACCTCCAAAACGCCGCCTTTCCCCATTGAGGACCGTTGCGACGCCGGCGAGAACCTGCGCCTGATCTGGCGCTATCTGGACCTGCGGCGGCCACGCATGCAGGCCAACCTGCGCCTGCGCCACCGGGTGGCCCAGTGCCTGCGGCGGTACCTGGACGAGGAGGGCTTTACGGAGGTGGAAACCCCGGTGCTCACCAAATCCACGCCTGAAGGCGCGCGGGACTTTCTGGTGCCCAGCCGTCTTAATCCGGGCGAATTTTACGCCTTGCCGCAGTCTCCGCAGATTTTCAAGCAATTGCTCATGGTGGCCGGCCTGGAGCGCTACTTCCAGATTGTGCGCTGCTTTCGCGACGAAGATCTGCGCGCCGACCGGCAGCCCGAGTTCACCCAGGTGGACATGGAAATGAGCTTTGTGGACGAGGAGCAGGTCATGGCCGTGGCCGAGGGCCTTATGGAGCGCGTGTTCCGGGAGGTCATGGGCCTGGAGATTCCCCGGCCCTTCCCGCGCCTGACCTGGGATGAAGCCATGAGCCGCTACGGCGTGGACAAGCCCGACACCCGCTTTGGTCTGGAGCTGGCGGACGTGACCGCCATTGTGCACGGCAGCGGCTTCAAGCTCTTTGCCGCGGCTCCGCTGGTCAAGGCCATGAAGGTGCCCGGCGGGGAGAGCCTGAGCCGCAAGGAGATCGACGGCTTTACCGAATTTGTGAAGATCTACGGCGCGCAGGGCCTGGCCTGGATCAAAATCAAGGCCGCCGAGTGGCAGTCGCCCATTGCCAAGTTTCTGTCCGAGGAAGAGCGCCAGGGCATCGCCAAAGCGCTGGACCTG includes the following:
- the aspS gene encoding aspartate--tRNA ligase, with the protein product MTEQMDTAAQDRQQQDVQQEHRKYVTDLGDWRRTHHCGQLTIADDGAEVCLMGWVQYRRDHGGLIFVDLRDREGLTQVVFSPDMAPEAHANAHILRSEYVLAVKGKVRPRPEGMVNPNLVTGQIEVVVYEWKLLNTSKTPPFPIEDRCDAGENLRLIWRYLDLRRPRMQANLRLRHRVAQCLRRYLDEEGFTEVETPVLTKSTPEGARDFLVPSRLNPGEFYALPQSPQIFKQLLMVAGLERYFQIVRCFRDEDLRADRQPEFTQVDMEMSFVDEEQVMAVAEGLMERVFREVMGLEIPRPFPRLTWDEAMSRYGVDKPDTRFGLELADVTAIVHGSGFKLFAAAPLVKAMKVPGGESLSRKEIDGFTEFVKIYGAQGLAWIKIKAAEWQSPIAKFLSEEERQGIAKALDLQVGDIVFFQAGDPAMVNAALGNLRVHLAGHLGLIPENSFNFLWVTDFPLFEYDAEEKRYVACHHPFTAPAPGHLELMSADPAKARARAYDMVLNGNEVGGGSIRIHTGEVQRRMFAALGFSPEQAEAQFGFLIQALEQGAPPHGGLAFGLDRLIMLLTGAGSIRDVIAFPKTQKATCLMTEAPSPVAAKQLRELGLRLREQPAAAQEKTAAPQS
- the hisS gene encoding histidine--tRNA ligase → MSITRIKGFADMFPPESDTFTRLENTAREVFFRYGFVELRTPIVEFTELFQRSIGEETDVVQKEMYTFPDRKGRSLTLRPEATAGVMRAYIEAGLVNKEAVSRLFTTGPMFRYERPQKGRMRQFHQINCECLGSHSPYADAELISMLLRFLGALGLRELTLKVNSLGCAQCRPRFREALLAYLAGVDRAALCPDCARRVETNPLRVLDCKQPGCRAITDQAPHLLDYNCPDCRAHFDVVLDLLAAAGVAYELDHRLVRGLDYYCRTTFEVVSGSIGAQAAVAGGGRYDGLVQSLGGPDVPGVGFACGMERLALMLEAGAAPAPAPDFYLVCMDGPSRREGWLLAQQLRGAGLRGEMNFSEGGFKSLMRQAGKSGARYGLILGPDELARGEVVAKHLESGRQQSVPRAGIVDFLQAGAETND